One window of the Runella slithyformis DSM 19594 genome contains the following:
- a CDS encoding pyruvate dehydrogenase complex E1 component subunit beta, whose translation MRQILFREALREALSEEMRRDASVFLMGEEVAEYNGAYKVSQGMLDEFGPERVIDTPIAELGFAGIGVGAGMNGLRPVIEFMTFNFSLVAIDQIINSAAKILSMSAGQYSCPIVFRGPTGNAGQLGAQHSQNFENWYANTPGLKVVVPANPYDAKGLLKASIRDNDPVIFMESELMYGDKGEVPEEEYIIPLGKAEVKKEGTDVTIVSFGKMIPRVVNPAIEELAKMGINAELVDLRTVRPIDYDTVINSVKKTNRCVVVEEAWPLSSIATELTYMIQRKAFDYLDAPVIRVNNMDVSLPYAPTLVEATLPNVKRTIDAVKAVMYRS comes from the coding sequence ATGAGACAAATACTTTTCCGTGAAGCCTTGCGTGAGGCCCTGTCTGAAGAAATGCGCCGCGATGCGAGTGTGTTTTTGATGGGTGAAGAAGTTGCCGAATACAACGGAGCCTACAAAGTAAGTCAGGGAATGCTTGATGAATTCGGGCCTGAGCGGGTCATTGATACGCCCATTGCCGAATTAGGTTTTGCCGGAATCGGTGTAGGTGCCGGAATGAACGGCCTGCGCCCCGTGATTGAATTTATGACGTTCAACTTCTCGTTGGTCGCCATTGACCAGATCATCAACTCGGCCGCCAAGATTCTTTCGATGTCGGCAGGACAGTATAGCTGCCCGATCGTATTTCGCGGTCCTACCGGCAACGCCGGTCAGTTGGGAGCGCAGCACTCACAAAACTTTGAAAACTGGTACGCCAACACTCCCGGTTTAAAAGTGGTAGTTCCGGCCAATCCCTACGATGCCAAAGGGCTTTTAAAAGCCTCTATTCGTGATAATGACCCCGTGATTTTTATGGAGTCGGAGTTGATGTACGGCGATAAGGGAGAAGTGCCCGAAGAGGAATACATCATTCCGTTGGGAAAAGCGGAAGTGAAGAAAGAAGGTACCGACGTAACCATCGTATCGTTTGGTAAGATGATTCCAAGGGTGGTCAATCCGGCCATTGAAGAATTGGCTAAAATGGGCATCAACGCCGAACTCGTAGACCTTCGTACCGTGCGCCCGATCGATTATGACACCGTGATCAATTCCGTAAAGAAAACCAATCGTTGCGTCGTGGTGGAAGAGGCCTGGCCGTTGTCATCCATTGCCACTGAATTGACCTATATGATTCAGCGCAAAGCATTTGATTATTTGGATGCGCCGGTCATTCGGGTCAACAACATGGACGTTTCATTACCGTACGCACCTACATTGGTAGAAGCCACTCTACCCAATGTAAAGCGTACCATTGATGCGGTGAAGGCGGTCATGTACCGAAGCTGA
- a CDS encoding translocation/assembly module TamB domain-containing protein, giving the protein MRKVGKIVLLVFIGILLVLGTAIVWLQTGSGQDWLTRRVVSYLRQKLQTRVEVEHVRFQLPDWIELKNVYLEDKHRDTLLAGGRIFVDLDVWGLLQTKVGINEVQLENIYLNVHRTLPDTTFNFAFITQAFTNPDALPDTASTPMEMRLDAIKLKNVRLVYRDALIGTDANLWLSESNVNFSAFNPSYNRYHLTSTVLNTGKGSVRRYAPLRPDKPGADSVEVAVNPSDSLDLKLGTLQVKNFDIAYEDETQKLKTGGTIGQLDVESNFVYLNNLAVSLKRLAVQNTSLRFKTDSQAFDVSRFNTRLDDFVYTPARTAGKLKSASVVEKRGFVLRQLQTNFVYSATQTSLENLLIQTNETVLRNRAVLRYRSLEELSENIGNVNVDVNLQNSQLGFKDVLTWMPSLRNTPPFDRNPTAIVKVNGIVTGKVNNLTLKAVDVRTLQGTRLRMEGKIAGLPDPKKMAVDVKVSEFSTTKADIERIAPKDALPTSIELPAKIGLTGSVKGSLDNLTLNTRLASDVGDATFAGNLRNFVKGKNQGYQGTLVLKDFNAGKLLKQPPAQLGKLSLTATVDGKGIDPKTLEAELKGTVQRADVKGYTYQNLNLSGTYRQQQANFIAAIADPNATLRLTVQADLRPEYPVVSSEVDIDELRLKPLNLYTENIAIRGKITAAFASTNPEDPRGTLLIQNGVLIQDGKEIPLQNISATLQNENGERLAVIEAPFLKARATGVFRYEQLADIVLTEINRYFALPDIQYKPVTEPYRFALDGKVANHAVLKAFVPALTRMDTVQFSMQLNSLQDTTMRMQLRAPLVEYDSMVVARAHFFMAGANNKAIYSARVGQITSGTAIIKHTYLDGEIADNIVGFNLVLKDSVGQDRHGLEGMLASVDNNYRLQLRRRGLLLDYKNWTADSTGYVQFGKGGLLAKQFKIEQNRQRLFVNSLTETPNGPIRVEMDSLNLRPLVAIVADSMMVGGILAGNVVLQNYTQATPAFTGDFSIRGLTFMNILIGDLIAKADNKTADNIVAEATLKSPQNDVRLSGNYLLKSKAPLDLKLDIKKMGMQTVEAFSIGQLRRTRGSLTGQATIKGAIDKPQIDGSVGFDSVSFNVTQLGATYRINNSRLQFKGSDILLQKFVVSDTANRPLQIDGKINIAKIPEVSYDLNIAGKGFTVLNATRKENEFFYGKGIVDANLHVVGVGTKPAIDGSVKLKEGSDISIILPDDNLGGNATEGIVEFINPNKPTVAESDTVAAASVDYASEISLNLEIDDRSQLTIVVDELNGDNLKVRGNAQLNAGISPSGQVFILGLYELTQGSYDLTFEILKRGFSIQKGSRLIWTGDPMKADVDITAVYPVTAELTPLVPNSTNYKNKKLPLQVLLKMQGSLEKPQITFDIQADKTRLSADEVSKIENDGVFTELQQNQAAMNKQVFSLLVLNKFSGEQSSDFFSSVNPELIARESVSKLLTDQLNMLASDLIKGVKLDFNLNSTSVVTASGTAAQTDLNVGLSKAFLDDRLTVNVGRNFEIENGARASRSTEIIDNVNVNYNLTRDGRYAFRAYRKNQYQAVLEGFIVETGVSFALVLDYDKLNEMFKK; this is encoded by the coding sequence TTGAGAAAAGTAGGCAAAATAGTTCTTCTGGTCTTTATTGGCATATTATTGGTGTTGGGAACGGCCATCGTTTGGTTGCAAACGGGCTCCGGTCAGGACTGGCTCACGCGGCGTGTGGTATCGTATCTGCGCCAAAAACTTCAGACCCGCGTGGAGGTGGAGCACGTGCGTTTTCAGTTGCCCGACTGGATTGAATTAAAAAATGTTTATCTGGAAGATAAACACCGCGATACGCTGTTGGCAGGGGGGAGAATTTTCGTGGATCTGGATGTTTGGGGATTATTGCAGACAAAAGTGGGGATAAACGAAGTGCAATTGGAGAATATCTACCTTAATGTACATCGTACGCTGCCTGATACTACGTTTAATTTTGCCTTTATCACGCAGGCATTTACCAATCCCGATGCGTTGCCGGATACCGCTTCGACCCCCATGGAAATGCGCTTGGACGCCATCAAACTCAAAAATGTACGACTGGTTTATAGAGATGCGCTTATCGGAACCGATGCCAATCTGTGGCTCAGTGAATCGAATGTAAACTTCTCGGCGTTCAACCCTTCGTATAATCGCTATCATTTAACAAGTACCGTGTTGAATACCGGCAAAGGGTCGGTGAGGAGGTATGCACCGCTCCGCCCGGACAAACCCGGAGCCGACAGCGTAGAGGTGGCGGTCAATCCATCCGATTCATTGGATCTGAAATTGGGAACACTTCAGGTAAAAAATTTCGATATCGCCTATGAAGATGAAACCCAAAAGTTGAAGACCGGCGGTACGATCGGTCAATTGGACGTAGAAAGTAATTTTGTGTATTTGAATAATTTGGCGGTATCTCTCAAAAGATTGGCCGTTCAAAATACAAGTTTGAGGTTTAAGACCGACAGTCAGGCGTTTGATGTCAGTCGGTTCAATACCCGATTGGACGATTTTGTTTACACGCCGGCACGCACCGCCGGAAAGCTGAAATCAGCGAGTGTGGTCGAAAAAAGAGGCTTTGTGCTTCGTCAATTGCAAACCAACTTCGTGTATTCAGCTACGCAAACTTCGCTCGAAAATCTGCTGATTCAAACCAACGAGACCGTTCTGCGCAACCGGGCAGTTTTGCGTTACCGTTCATTGGAGGAATTATCTGAAAATATCGGTAATGTCAACGTAGATGTCAATTTGCAAAACAGCCAACTGGGCTTTAAAGATGTGCTGACATGGATGCCGTCACTGCGAAACACCCCCCCGTTTGACCGCAATCCGACGGCCATTGTGAAGGTGAACGGTATCGTGACGGGAAAGGTGAATAACTTAACGCTGAAAGCCGTGGACGTACGTACCCTTCAGGGCACACGCCTGCGCATGGAGGGGAAGATTGCGGGCTTGCCCGACCCGAAAAAAATGGCGGTCGACGTAAAAGTGAGTGAATTTTCCACCACCAAGGCAGATATTGAACGCATAGCGCCCAAAGATGCCCTGCCGACCTCCATCGAATTGCCTGCAAAAATAGGGTTGACGGGAAGCGTAAAAGGCAGTCTGGATAACCTGACACTGAATACGCGGCTGGCCTCTGATGTGGGAGATGCGACGTTTGCCGGAAACCTGAGAAATTTTGTCAAAGGCAAAAACCAAGGCTATCAGGGGACGCTGGTACTCAAAGACTTTAACGCCGGCAAACTGCTGAAACAACCGCCTGCACAACTTGGGAAACTTTCATTGACCGCCACCGTTGACGGCAAGGGCATTGACCCCAAAACCCTGGAGGCTGAACTCAAAGGAACGGTACAGCGTGCCGATGTAAAAGGCTATACCTACCAAAATTTGAACTTATCGGGCACGTATCGCCAACAACAGGCGAATTTTATCGCCGCCATCGCCGACCCCAATGCTACTTTACGGCTCACGGTGCAGGCTGATCTGCGACCCGAATACCCCGTTGTATCTTCCGAGGTCGATATTGATGAATTACGTCTAAAGCCCCTGAATTTATATACAGAAAACATCGCCATTCGGGGTAAAATAACGGCCGCATTCGCATCCACCAATCCCGAAGATCCGCGTGGTACTTTGCTGATTCAAAACGGAGTGTTGATTCAGGATGGGAAAGAGATTCCGTTACAAAATATATCCGCTACCCTCCAAAACGAAAACGGCGAGCGCTTGGCCGTCATTGAAGCGCCATTCCTGAAAGCGCGCGCCACGGGGGTTTTTCGGTACGAACAACTGGCGGATATCGTGTTGACCGAAATCAACCGGTACTTTGCCTTACCCGATATTCAATATAAACCCGTCACGGAGCCGTATCGGTTTGCGCTGGACGGCAAAGTGGCTAACCATGCCGTATTGAAAGCCTTTGTTCCGGCATTGACGCGCATGGATACCGTGCAGTTTTCGATGCAGCTCAACAGCCTGCAAGACACCACGATGCGGATGCAGTTGCGGGCTCCATTGGTGGAATACGACAGTATGGTGGTGGCCCGGGCCCATTTTTTCATGGCCGGGGCCAACAACAAAGCGATTTACTCGGCTCGGGTAGGGCAAATCACCTCCGGTACTGCTATAATCAAACACACGTATCTGGACGGTGAAATCGCTGATAACATCGTTGGATTTAACTTAGTGTTGAAAGATTCGGTCGGTCAAGACCGTCATGGCTTGGAAGGAATGTTGGCTTCGGTCGATAATAACTACCGCCTCCAATTGCGCCGCCGGGGGCTCCTGCTGGATTATAAAAACTGGACAGCCGACTCGACGGGCTATGTGCAGTTTGGGAAGGGCGGGCTGTTGGCAAAGCAATTCAAGATCGAACAAAACCGTCAGCGACTTTTTGTGAACAGCCTGACGGAAACGCCCAACGGTCCTATTCGCGTCGAAATGGACAGCCTTAACCTGCGCCCATTAGTGGCTATTGTGGCCGACTCTATGATGGTGGGTGGCATATTGGCCGGCAATGTGGTGCTGCAAAATTATACACAGGCCACCCCCGCCTTTACGGGCGACTTTTCCATTCGCGGGCTTACGTTCATGAATATTCTCATCGGTGACCTGATCGCTAAAGCTGATAATAAAACCGCCGATAACATCGTAGCCGAAGCCACGCTCAAAAGCCCGCAAAACGACGTGCGGTTAAGCGGCAATTATTTGCTGAAAAGCAAAGCCCCGCTGGATTTAAAACTGGATATAAAAAAAATGGGAATGCAGACCGTGGAAGCCTTCAGCATCGGGCAGTTGCGCCGTACGCGCGGCTCACTCACGGGGCAGGCCACCATCAAGGGTGCCATTGACAAACCCCAAATTGACGGAAGTGTCGGCTTTGACAGCGTATCGTTCAATGTCACCCAATTGGGCGCGACGTACCGCATCAATAACAGCCGTCTGCAATTCAAAGGCTCAGATATTTTATTACAAAAATTTGTGGTAAGCGATACCGCCAACCGTCCTTTGCAGATCGACGGAAAAATCAACATTGCCAAGATTCCGGAGGTATCGTATGACCTGAACATTGCCGGAAAAGGTTTTACCGTATTGAACGCCACCCGTAAAGAAAATGAGTTTTTCTACGGGAAAGGAATTGTAGATGCCAATCTGCACGTAGTGGGCGTGGGCACTAAGCCCGCCATTGACGGCTCGGTGAAACTGAAAGAAGGAAGTGATATTTCAATCATTTTGCCGGATGATAATTTAGGCGGAAATGCCACGGAAGGAATTGTGGAATTTATTAATCCCAACAAACCCACTGTGGCCGAGTCAGACACTGTCGCTGCCGCTTCGGTCGATTATGCCTCTGAAATCTCGCTCAATCTGGAAATTGATGACCGCTCGCAACTCACCATCGTGGTCGATGAACTCAACGGCGATAACCTGAAAGTACGCGGCAACGCCCAACTCAACGCCGGGATTTCTCCGAGCGGACAGGTTTTTATTTTAGGACTGTATGAATTGACACAGGGATCGTATGATCTGACCTTTGAAATTCTGAAAAGAGGATTTTCTATTCAAAAAGGAAGCCGCCTGATCTGGACCGGAGACCCTATGAAGGCCGACGTAGACATCACGGCAGTGTATCCGGTGACGGCCGAACTGACGCCGCTGGTTCCGAATTCAACCAATTATAAAAATAAAAAACTTCCCCTTCAGGTATTGCTCAAAATGCAGGGAAGTTTGGAAAAACCACAGATCACGTTTGATATTCAGGCTGATAAAACAAGACTCTCGGCCGACGAGGTTTCGAAAATAGAGAACGACGGCGTATTTACCGAACTGCAGCAAAATCAGGCGGCAATGAACAAACAGGTGTTCTCTCTGCTGGTACTGAATAAATTTTCGGGAGAACAGTCGTCCGACTTTTTCTCAAGTGTTAATCCCGAATTGATTGCCCGCGAAAGTGTAAGTAAACTCCTGACCGACCAGCTCAATATGCTGGCCTCTGATCTGATCAAAGGGGTTAAGCTGGATTTTAACCTTAATTCCACTTCGGTAGTCACCGCAAGCGGTACGGCCGCCCAAACGGATTTGAATGTAGGACTCAGCAAAGCTTTTTTGGATGACCGCTTAACGGTCAATGTGGGGCGTAATTTTGAGATTGAAAATGGTGCACGGGCGTCTCGTTCTACCGAGATCATTGATAATGTGAATGTCAACTATAACCTGACCCGTGATGGGCGATATGCTTTCCGTGCCTACCGCAAAAACCAGTATCAGGCTGTTTTGGAAGGATTTATTGTAGAGACGGGCGTAAGCTTTGCTCTGGTACTGGATTATGACAAATTGAATGAAATGTTTAAAAAATGA
- a CDS encoding cytochrome P450 encodes MKYSKSGVSTIPQAKKNPFFGNTPDFVRNPLRFLEKMQKEFGHVGVVKLSLVNRDFFLVLTPEDTKHVLQENNRNYHKSEAYKVLAIFLGNGLLTSEGDFWRRQRKLTQPAFYKQRLALMVEMMNREVATAVEGWERKNGEEAFDTTEEMLNLTLKIVTRALFSTDVKHRLGGISESLNEIMHFADSTLKSFIRLPLTVPTPRNLRFKRAVAKVEAVIYSIIEGRREEIKQNAHVRYNDLLDMLIHTRDEETGETMTDQQVRDEVTTIFMAGHETTANALSWALYLLSKHRDVLHKLREEVKMVLGEEGMPTFETIRELKYTLQVVQEVMRLYPPAWVMGRKALGDDQLSGYSIAAGTYLLLPIYLLHRDPKYWQKPNEFYPDHFLPENIKARPTYSYIPFGGGPRMCVGNNFALMEMQIVLALWVRRLDFTLIDQKAMEADPLVTLRPKKSLKMYVKAFRQT; translated from the coding sequence ATGAAATACTCCAAATCTGGTGTTAGTACTATCCCACAGGCCAAAAAAAATCCCTTTTTCGGAAATACACCCGATTTTGTTCGTAACCCCCTAAGGTTTCTTGAAAAAATGCAAAAAGAGTTCGGGCACGTCGGTGTTGTAAAATTGAGCTTAGTGAACCGCGACTTTTTTTTGGTCCTGACCCCGGAAGATACCAAACATGTATTGCAGGAAAACAATCGTAACTATCATAAGAGTGAAGCTTATAAGGTGTTAGCGATCTTTTTGGGTAACGGATTGCTGACGAGCGAAGGGGATTTCTGGCGCCGACAGCGAAAACTTACGCAACCTGCCTTTTACAAACAACGGCTTGCGCTGATGGTTGAAATGATGAACCGGGAAGTGGCAACGGCAGTGGAAGGTTGGGAACGGAAAAACGGAGAAGAGGCGTTTGACACTACGGAAGAAATGCTGAATCTGACCCTGAAAATTGTGACCCGGGCGCTGTTCAGTACCGATGTAAAACACCGGTTGGGCGGTATTTCGGAATCACTGAATGAGATCATGCATTTTGCCGACAGTACCCTTAAAAGTTTTATTCGGCTTCCGCTTACGGTGCCTACCCCCCGCAATCTGCGGTTTAAGCGGGCCGTGGCGAAAGTGGAAGCCGTTATTTACAGTATCATTGAAGGACGTCGGGAAGAAATAAAACAAAATGCCCACGTGCGCTATAATGATCTGCTGGATATGCTCATCCATACCCGCGACGAAGAAACGGGCGAGACCATGACGGATCAACAGGTTAGGGATGAAGTAACGACGATCTTTATGGCCGGGCACGAAACCACCGCCAATGCGCTGTCTTGGGCGCTGTATCTGCTCTCAAAGCACAGAGATGTTCTTCACAAACTCCGTGAGGAGGTTAAAATGGTGCTGGGAGAGGAGGGAATGCCTACGTTTGAAACTATCCGGGAATTGAAGTACACCCTTCAGGTGGTGCAGGAAGTGATGCGATTGTACCCTCCGGCGTGGGTCATGGGCCGAAAGGCGCTGGGCGATGATCAATTGAGCGGGTATTCCATTGCGGCCGGCACGTATCTGCTTTTGCCGATCTATCTGCTCCACCGCGACCCAAAGTATTGGCAAAAACCCAATGAATTTTACCCCGATCATTTTTTGCCCGAAAACATAAAGGCTCGTCCTACGTATTCCTACATTCCTTTCGGAGGCGGGCCCCGCATGTGCGTTGGGAATAATTTTGCGTTGATGGAAATGCAGATCGTGCTGGCCCTGTGGGTACGCCGACTGGATTTTACGCTCATTGACCAAAAAGCAATGGAAGCGGATCCATTGGTGACGCTCCGGCCCAAAAAGTCCTTAAAAATGTATGTGAAAGCATTTCGTCAAACCTAA
- a CDS encoding transposase, with amino-acid sequence MFRTILQNKDKNASKSRASDFILERGHRYLHPLQLRLDALIDTRLVSTFYDLFMAILVFRHNRMGLLLSELGGYICGLSHAPAGTKRISNLLRCKKWSSTLIDDFFFERSRERIKSLQSNGQRPLLLWDESKIEKSESWFLEGLCSVESSKGKRLTKIRKGFYKPPTQRICVPGFHWTATLLSALGQTPSVCQMSWWTSRGKYQEVGTNIIFRMLKKLHKTIGSSVLHVLDRGYANAWTIEWMNEFKQDFLVRWKKTHLLCHSEKGTKQTHLLARSFKAVGRKMLRDNQRKISKYVTIAYTQVTHADFKDKSLWLIIVRDKKSLQPPMYLLTSIAITNTRLAWEMCHSYMHRWNIEQTFRCSKAELGMESPRLWFWENRLKLLAIVALVYDFLLMLLRNWSHWIPLFLRHWCHRTGNRYRNASIPIYRLRLAISHVLYTACCACQTSG; translated from the coding sequence ATGTTCAGAACAATACTGCAAAACAAGGATAAAAACGCTTCAAAGTCAAGAGCTTCAGACTTCATTTTAGAACGGGGGCATCGGTATCTTCACCCACTTCAACTTCGCTTAGATGCCCTGATTGATACTCGTTTGGTGAGTACATTCTATGACTTATTTATGGCGATATTGGTGTTTCGTCACAACAGGATGGGGCTGTTATTGAGCGAGTTAGGCGGGTATATTTGTGGATTATCGCACGCCCCGGCGGGTACGAAGCGTATCAGCAATTTACTTCGATGTAAAAAATGGTCTTCCACATTGATTGATGACTTTTTCTTTGAACGTAGCCGTGAGCGAATTAAGTCCTTACAATCCAATGGTCAACGTCCTTTACTGCTGTGGGATGAGAGTAAGATTGAAAAGAGTGAATCATGGTTTTTGGAAGGCTTATGCAGTGTGGAAAGCAGTAAAGGCAAAAGATTGACCAAAATAAGAAAAGGCTTTTATAAGCCACCTACTCAACGCATTTGTGTGCCCGGCTTTCATTGGACAGCTACCCTTTTGTCAGCTTTGGGACAAACTCCAAGTGTATGTCAGATGAGTTGGTGGACATCAAGGGGTAAATATCAGGAAGTAGGGACCAACATTATCTTTCGGATGCTCAAAAAGCTCCATAAAACCATTGGAAGCAGCGTTCTGCATGTGTTAGACCGAGGTTATGCCAATGCCTGGACGATTGAATGGATGAATGAGTTTAAACAGGACTTTTTAGTTCGTTGGAAGAAAACACATCTATTATGCCATTCTGAAAAAGGAACCAAACAGACTCATTTATTAGCTCGCTCTTTCAAAGCAGTGGGGCGTAAAATGCTTCGTGATAACCAACGCAAAATCAGTAAGTATGTCACGATCGCTTACACACAGGTCACTCACGCTGATTTCAAAGATAAATCCCTATGGCTCATTATCGTACGTGACAAAAAAAGTTTACAGCCCCCTATGTATCTGCTAACCTCCATTGCCATTACCAATACTCGATTGGCTTGGGAGATGTGTCATTCTTATATGCATCGCTGGAATATAGAGCAAACCTTTAGATGTAGTAAAGCCGAATTGGGTATGGAGTCACCCAGGCTTTGGTTCTGGGAAAATAGACTCAAATTACTTGCTATTGTAGCATTAGTCTATGATTTTCTGCTGATGTTATTGAGAAATTGGAGCCATTGGATTCCGCTTTTTCTCAGACATTGGTGCCATAGAACAGGAAATCGGTACCGAAACGCTTCGATACCGATTTACAGATTAAGACTCGCCATCTCCCACGTGCTTTACACTGCTTGTTGCGCTTGCCAAACTTCGGGATGA
- a CDS encoding OmpA family protein, giving the protein MRKIILFSLSVLLFASCNKKQLAQLTKDKAELQALLDKNKADCDALSAKLKNDISDLTNQIKMKDGDITNERAKLKAMEDELAYLKRTNTNLLDRLSDLSIVSKDGAESIKKSLDALNRQSSYIQDLNSNLRRKDSLNLALVMNLKRSLDNVSDEDVNVEVKKGVVYISLSDKMLFKYGSYDITTQAENVLSKIAKVVNDRKDFDILVEGHTDSVPYSSASVLEDNWDLSAKRATSVVRALQKKYGVAPERMTAGGRGEYVPKVANDSSQNRSKNRRTEIVILPKLDQFFQLFDAGK; this is encoded by the coding sequence ATGAGAAAGATTATCTTATTTTCACTGTCTGTATTACTGTTTGCATCCTGTAACAAAAAACAATTAGCTCAACTAACGAAAGACAAAGCGGAACTTCAGGCCCTACTTGACAAAAACAAAGCCGATTGTGACGCACTCAGCGCCAAATTGAAAAACGACATCAGCGATTTGACCAATCAGATCAAGATGAAAGATGGCGACATCACCAATGAGCGGGCCAAATTGAAAGCGATGGAAGATGAATTGGCGTACCTCAAGCGTACGAACACCAATTTATTGGATCGCCTTTCTGACTTGTCGATCGTGAGCAAAGACGGTGCCGAAAGCATCAAGAAATCATTGGATGCCCTCAATCGTCAGAGTTCATACATTCAGGACCTGAACTCAAACCTGCGTCGCAAAGACTCGCTTAACCTGGCACTGGTAATGAACCTCAAGCGTTCACTGGACAATGTCAGCGACGAAGATGTCAACGTAGAAGTAAAGAAAGGGGTGGTTTATATCTCTCTTTCCGACAAGATGTTGTTTAAATACGGCAGCTACGACATCACAACTCAAGCAGAAAACGTGTTGAGCAAAATCGCGAAAGTGGTCAATGACCGCAAAGATTTTGACATTCTGGTAGAAGGTCACACCGATAGCGTACCGTACAGCAGCGCTTCTGTGCTGGAAGACAACTGGGACCTGAGCGCCAAACGCGCTACCTCAGTGGTACGTGCCCTGCAAAAGAAATACGGTGTAGCTCCTGAGCGCATGACCGCCGGCGGCCGTGGCGAATACGTACCTAAGGTAGCCAACGACAGCAGCCAAAACCGCAGCAAAAACCGTCGTACCGAAATCGTTATTTTGCCAAAATTGGATCAGTTCTTCCAATTGTTTGACGCCGGCAAATAA